The following proteins come from a genomic window of Sardina pilchardus chromosome 1, fSarPil1.1, whole genome shotgun sequence:
- the LOC134078561 gene encoding hatching enzyme 1.2-like, whose amino-acid sequence MDIRASLSLLALLLGLCDGRNFMRDGVDIETLIDDDADGVDLTTQILTSNNASGEFLMEGDIAVQTQRNSLTCFSCKWKKSANGLVQVPVTVSTDFSYYERMKIEKAMLTFTKETCIRFVPRSTEVDYLSIENGRGCWSYIGRTGGSQLVSLNRYGCLYNGLIQHELNHALGVFHEHTRADRDQYVKVHWEYVQPREVYNFRKQYGDTWGTPYDYSSVMHYSRTLFTTVNGKATITPIPDPNVPIGQIKGLSPTDILRINKMYGCCPLGKGPGLYTLHSLHEKRACKAPEDNMVTTPESKSGS is encoded by the exons ATGGACATCAgagcttccctctctctcctagcGCTGTTGCTGGGGCTGTGTGATGGTCGGAACTTCATG agagatggtgttgacattGAAACGCTCATCGACGACGATGCGGACGGCGTGGACTTAACGACCCAGATTCTGACCTCTAACAATG CCTCCGGTGAGTTTCTTATGGAGGGAGACATTGCTGTTCAGACACAGAGGAATTCCCTGACCTGCTTCTCCTGCAAGTGGAAGAAATCTGCCAACGGCCTTGTCCAAGTTCCTGTGACTGTGAGCACTGACTTCT CCTACTATGAAAGGATGAAAATCGAAAAGGCGATGCTGACCTTCACGAAAGAGACCTGCATCCGATTTGTGCCTCGCTCAACAGAGGTCGACTACCTCAGCATAGAGAACGGTAGAGG GTGCTGGTCTTACATCGGGAGAACAGGAGGCAGCCAGTTGGTGTCGTTGAACAGGTATGGCTGCCTCTACAACGGCCTCATCCAGCATGAGCTCAACCACGCCCTGGGCGTCTTCCACGAGCACACCAGGGCCGACAGGGACCAGTACGTGAAAGTCCACTGGGAATACGTCCAGCCAC GAGAAGTTTACAACTTTAGGAAACAATATGGCGACACCTGGGGGACACCATATGACTACTCATCTGTGATGCACTACTCCCG AACTCTCTTCACCACTGTGAATGGAAAGGCAACGATCACCCCCATCCCCGACCCGAACGTCCCCATTGGCCAGATAAAGGGTCTCTCCCCCACTGACATCCTGAGGATCAACAAGATGTATGGATGCT GCCCTCTGGGTAAAGGGCCT GGCCTGTACACACTGCACTCCCTGCATGAGAAAAGGGCCTGTAAGGCACCAGAGGACAACATGGTCACCACGCCAGAGTCCAAGTCAGGAAGTTGA